A region from the Canis aureus isolate CA01 chromosome 8, VMU_Caureus_v.1.0, whole genome shotgun sequence genome encodes:
- the AHCYL1 gene encoding S-adenosylhomocysteine hydrolase-like protein 1 isoform X3 produces MSMPDAMPLPGVGEELKQAKEIEDAEKYSFMATVTKAPKKQIQFADDMQEFTKFPTKTGRRSLSRSISQSSTDSYSSAASYTDSSDDEVSPREKQQTNSKGSSNFCVKNIKQAEFGRREIEIAEQDMSALISLRKRAQGEKPLAGAKIVGCTHITAQTAVLIETLCALGAQCRWSACNIYSTQNEVAAALAEAGVAVFAWKGESEDDFWWCIDRCVNMDGWQANMILDDGGDLTHWVYKKYPNVFKKIRGIVEESVTGVHRLYQLSKAGKLCVPAMNVNDSVTKQKFDNLYCCRESILDGLKRTTDVMFGGKQVVVCGYGEVGKGCCAALKALGAIVYITEIDPICALQACMDGFRVVKLNEVIRQVDVVITCTGNKNVVTREHLDRMKNSCIVCNMGHSNTEIDVTSLRTPELTWERVRSQVDHVIWPDGKRVVLLAEGRLLNLSCSTVPTFVLSITATTQALALIELYNAPEGRYKQDVYLLPKKMDEYVASLHLPSFDAHLTELTDDQAKYLGLNKNGPFKPNYYR; encoded by the exons CAAATCCAATTTGCTGATGACATGCAGGAGTTCACCAAATTCCCCACCAAGACAGGCCGGAGATCTTTGTCTCGCTCCATCTCCCAGTCCTCCACTGACAGCTACAGTTCAG CTGCATCATACACAGATAGCTCTGATGATGAGGTTTCCCCCCGAGAGAAACAGCAAACCAACTCCAAGGGCAGCAGCAATTTCTGTGTGAAGAACATCAAGCAGGCAGAATTTGGACGCCGGGAGATTGAGATTGCAGAGCAAG ACATGTCTGCTCTGATTTCACTCAGGAAACGTGCTCAGGGGGAGAAGCCCTTGGCTGGTGCTAAAATAGTGGGCTGTACACACATCACAGCCCAGACAGCG GTGTTGATTGAGACACTCTgtgccctgggggctcagtgccGCTGGTCTGCTTGCAACATCTACTCTACTCAGAATGAAGTGGCTGCGGCACTGGCTGAGGCTG GAGTTGCAGTGTTTGCTTGGAAGGGCGAGTCTGAAGATGACTTCTGGTGGTGTATTGACCGCTGTGTGAACATGGATGGTTGGCAAGCTAACATG ATCCTGGATGATGGGGGAGACTTAACCCACTGGGTTTATAAGAAGTATCCAAACGTGTTTAAGAAGATCCGAGGCATTGTGGAAGAGAGCGTGACTGGTGTTCACAG GCTGTATCAGCTCTCCAAAGCTGGGAAGCTCTGTGTTCCGGCCATGAATGTTAATGACTCTGTTACCAAACAGAAGTTTGATAACTTGTACTGCTGCCGAGAGTCCATTTTGGATGG CCTGAAGAGGACCACAGATGTGATGTTTGGTGGGAAACAAGTGGTGGTGTGTGGCTATGGTGAG GTAGGAAAGGGCTGCTGTGCTGCTCTCAAGGCCCTTGGAGCAATTGTCTACATCACAGAAATTGACCCAATCTGTGCTCTGCAGGCTTG cATGGATGGGTTCAGGGTGGTAAAGCTAAATGAAGTCATCCGGCAAGTTGATGTCGTAATAACTTGCACGG GAAATAAGAATGTAGTGACACGGGAGCATTTGGACCGCATGAAAAACAGTTGTATCGTATGCAATATGGGCCACTCCAACACGGAAATTGATGTG ACCAGCCTGCGCACTCCAGAGCTGACATGGGAGCGAGTACGTTCTCAGGTGGACCACGTCATCTGGCCAGATGGCAAACGCGTCGTCCTCCTGGCAGAG GGTCGTCTGCTCAATCTGAGCTGCTCCACAGTTCCCACCTTTGTCCTGTCCATCACAGCTACAACACAG GCTTTGGCACTGATAGAACTCTATAATGCACCTGAGGGACGATACAAACAAGATGTATACCTGCTTCCTAAGAAAATGG ATGAGTACGTTGCCAGCTTGCACCTGCCATCATTTGATGCCCACCTGACAGAGCTGACAGATGACCAAGCAAAGTATCTGGGACTCAACAAAAATGGGCCATTCAAACCCAATTATTACAGGTAA
- the AHCYL1 gene encoding S-adenosylhomocysteine hydrolase-like protein 1 isoform X1 encodes MSMPDAMPLPGVGEELKQAKEIEDAEKYSFMATVTKAPKKQIQFADDMQEFTKFPTKTGRRSLSRSISQSSTDSYSSAASYTDSSDDEVSPREKQQTNSKGSSNFCVKNIKQAEFGRREIEIAEQDMSALISLRKRAQGEKPLAGAKIVGCTHITAQTAVLIETLCALGAQCRWSACNIYSTQNEVAAALAEAGVAVFAWKGESEDDFWWCIDRCVNMDGWQANMILDDGGDLTHWVYKKYPNVFKKIRGIVEESVTGVHRLYQLSKAGKLCVPAMNVNDSVTKQKFDNLYCCRESILDGLKRTTDVMFGGKQVVVCGYGEVGKGCCAALKALGAIVYITEIDPICALQACMDGFRVVKLNEVIRQVDVVITCTGNKNVVTREHLDRMKNSCIVCNMGHSNTEIDVTSLRTPELTWERVRSQVDHVIWPDGKRVVLLAEGRLLNLSCSTVPTFVLSITATTQALALIELYNAPEGRYKQDVYLLPKKMDEYVASLHLPSFDAHLTELTDDQAKYLGLNKNGPFKPNYYRY; translated from the exons CAAATCCAATTTGCTGATGACATGCAGGAGTTCACCAAATTCCCCACCAAGACAGGCCGGAGATCTTTGTCTCGCTCCATCTCCCAGTCCTCCACTGACAGCTACAGTTCAG CTGCATCATACACAGATAGCTCTGATGATGAGGTTTCCCCCCGAGAGAAACAGCAAACCAACTCCAAGGGCAGCAGCAATTTCTGTGTGAAGAACATCAAGCAGGCAGAATTTGGACGCCGGGAGATTGAGATTGCAGAGCAAG ACATGTCTGCTCTGATTTCACTCAGGAAACGTGCTCAGGGGGAGAAGCCCTTGGCTGGTGCTAAAATAGTGGGCTGTACACACATCACAGCCCAGACAGCG GTGTTGATTGAGACACTCTgtgccctgggggctcagtgccGCTGGTCTGCTTGCAACATCTACTCTACTCAGAATGAAGTGGCTGCGGCACTGGCTGAGGCTG GAGTTGCAGTGTTTGCTTGGAAGGGCGAGTCTGAAGATGACTTCTGGTGGTGTATTGACCGCTGTGTGAACATGGATGGTTGGCAAGCTAACATG ATCCTGGATGATGGGGGAGACTTAACCCACTGGGTTTATAAGAAGTATCCAAACGTGTTTAAGAAGATCCGAGGCATTGTGGAAGAGAGCGTGACTGGTGTTCACAG GCTGTATCAGCTCTCCAAAGCTGGGAAGCTCTGTGTTCCGGCCATGAATGTTAATGACTCTGTTACCAAACAGAAGTTTGATAACTTGTACTGCTGCCGAGAGTCCATTTTGGATGG CCTGAAGAGGACCACAGATGTGATGTTTGGTGGGAAACAAGTGGTGGTGTGTGGCTATGGTGAG GTAGGAAAGGGCTGCTGTGCTGCTCTCAAGGCCCTTGGAGCAATTGTCTACATCACAGAAATTGACCCAATCTGTGCTCTGCAGGCTTG cATGGATGGGTTCAGGGTGGTAAAGCTAAATGAAGTCATCCGGCAAGTTGATGTCGTAATAACTTGCACGG GAAATAAGAATGTAGTGACACGGGAGCATTTGGACCGCATGAAAAACAGTTGTATCGTATGCAATATGGGCCACTCCAACACGGAAATTGATGTG ACCAGCCTGCGCACTCCAGAGCTGACATGGGAGCGAGTACGTTCTCAGGTGGACCACGTCATCTGGCCAGATGGCAAACGCGTCGTCCTCCTGGCAGAG GGTCGTCTGCTCAATCTGAGCTGCTCCACAGTTCCCACCTTTGTCCTGTCCATCACAGCTACAACACAG GCTTTGGCACTGATAGAACTCTATAATGCACCTGAGGGACGATACAAACAAGATGTATACCTGCTTCCTAAGAAAATGG ATGAGTACGTTGCCAGCTTGCACCTGCCATCATTTGATGCCCACCTGACAGAGCTGACAGATGACCAAGCAAAGTATCTGGGACTCAACAAAAATGGGCCATTCAAACCCAATTATTACAG ATACTAA
- the AHCYL1 gene encoding S-adenosylhomocysteine hydrolase-like protein 1 isoform X2 yields MKGQAGAGGRLGGPRDLPPGRRRADPQQIQFADDMQEFTKFPTKTGRRSLSRSISQSSTDSYSSAASYTDSSDDEVSPREKQQTNSKGSSNFCVKNIKQAEFGRREIEIAEQDMSALISLRKRAQGEKPLAGAKIVGCTHITAQTAVLIETLCALGAQCRWSACNIYSTQNEVAAALAEAGVAVFAWKGESEDDFWWCIDRCVNMDGWQANMILDDGGDLTHWVYKKYPNVFKKIRGIVEESVTGVHRLYQLSKAGKLCVPAMNVNDSVTKQKFDNLYCCRESILDGLKRTTDVMFGGKQVVVCGYGEVGKGCCAALKALGAIVYITEIDPICALQACMDGFRVVKLNEVIRQVDVVITCTGNKNVVTREHLDRMKNSCIVCNMGHSNTEIDVTSLRTPELTWERVRSQVDHVIWPDGKRVVLLAEGRLLNLSCSTVPTFVLSITATTQALALIELYNAPEGRYKQDVYLLPKKMDEYVASLHLPSFDAHLTELTDDQAKYLGLNKNGPFKPNYYRY; encoded by the exons CAAATCCAATTTGCTGATGACATGCAGGAGTTCACCAAATTCCCCACCAAGACAGGCCGGAGATCTTTGTCTCGCTCCATCTCCCAGTCCTCCACTGACAGCTACAGTTCAG CTGCATCATACACAGATAGCTCTGATGATGAGGTTTCCCCCCGAGAGAAACAGCAAACCAACTCCAAGGGCAGCAGCAATTTCTGTGTGAAGAACATCAAGCAGGCAGAATTTGGACGCCGGGAGATTGAGATTGCAGAGCAAG ACATGTCTGCTCTGATTTCACTCAGGAAACGTGCTCAGGGGGAGAAGCCCTTGGCTGGTGCTAAAATAGTGGGCTGTACACACATCACAGCCCAGACAGCG GTGTTGATTGAGACACTCTgtgccctgggggctcagtgccGCTGGTCTGCTTGCAACATCTACTCTACTCAGAATGAAGTGGCTGCGGCACTGGCTGAGGCTG GAGTTGCAGTGTTTGCTTGGAAGGGCGAGTCTGAAGATGACTTCTGGTGGTGTATTGACCGCTGTGTGAACATGGATGGTTGGCAAGCTAACATG ATCCTGGATGATGGGGGAGACTTAACCCACTGGGTTTATAAGAAGTATCCAAACGTGTTTAAGAAGATCCGAGGCATTGTGGAAGAGAGCGTGACTGGTGTTCACAG GCTGTATCAGCTCTCCAAAGCTGGGAAGCTCTGTGTTCCGGCCATGAATGTTAATGACTCTGTTACCAAACAGAAGTTTGATAACTTGTACTGCTGCCGAGAGTCCATTTTGGATGG CCTGAAGAGGACCACAGATGTGATGTTTGGTGGGAAACAAGTGGTGGTGTGTGGCTATGGTGAG GTAGGAAAGGGCTGCTGTGCTGCTCTCAAGGCCCTTGGAGCAATTGTCTACATCACAGAAATTGACCCAATCTGTGCTCTGCAGGCTTG cATGGATGGGTTCAGGGTGGTAAAGCTAAATGAAGTCATCCGGCAAGTTGATGTCGTAATAACTTGCACGG GAAATAAGAATGTAGTGACACGGGAGCATTTGGACCGCATGAAAAACAGTTGTATCGTATGCAATATGGGCCACTCCAACACGGAAATTGATGTG ACCAGCCTGCGCACTCCAGAGCTGACATGGGAGCGAGTACGTTCTCAGGTGGACCACGTCATCTGGCCAGATGGCAAACGCGTCGTCCTCCTGGCAGAG GGTCGTCTGCTCAATCTGAGCTGCTCCACAGTTCCCACCTTTGTCCTGTCCATCACAGCTACAACACAG GCTTTGGCACTGATAGAACTCTATAATGCACCTGAGGGACGATACAAACAAGATGTATACCTGCTTCCTAAGAAAATGG ATGAGTACGTTGCCAGCTTGCACCTGCCATCATTTGATGCCCACCTGACAGAGCTGACAGATGACCAAGCAAAGTATCTGGGACTCAACAAAAATGGGCCATTCAAACCCAATTATTACAG ATACTAA